Proteins encoded within one genomic window of Chitinophaga parva:
- a CDS encoding carboxypeptidase-like regulatory domain-containing protein, with protein sequence MKLKCTRLFHRLLLCAYLTGGPLAAAYSQDAAKPQQARAGITLNNTMTIKAALAAVVKQAALGIAYNADLLPDRNISLNLNNVPVETALDRILAGTGLSASISKDRILTVKRPPAEGVLAGTVYDASRKEALPGAVILLNGKPFTTDGNGHFNASVPAGEYEMEVRYVGFVSKKQHVAIREHATQTLNVYLQSSSTALQEVRVDARKRVGNEVSLLNERRNAAVVSDGISAQNMEKTASLNTTQALQRVTGVTITDDKYVAIRGLGDRSVIAELNGARLSSSNPDRSAVPLDLVPAALLDNITVYKTLSPDRPADASAGIIELKTKSIPESMIVEFTAQVGYNSNIGLGG encoded by the coding sequence ATGAAATTGAAATGTACAAGATTGTTTCATAGGCTATTGCTATGCGCCTACCTCACTGGCGGGCCACTGGCAGCAGCTTACAGCCAGGATGCCGCAAAGCCGCAACAGGCCCGTGCAGGTATTACGCTGAATAACACCATGACCATTAAAGCTGCACTGGCTGCCGTTGTAAAACAGGCCGCTTTGGGCATCGCTTATAATGCAGACCTGCTGCCGGATCGTAACATTTCCCTGAACCTGAACAACGTGCCCGTTGAAACGGCACTGGACCGTATATTGGCCGGTACCGGCCTGAGTGCGAGCATTTCCAAAGACCGCATTTTAACGGTGAAACGCCCCCCAGCGGAAGGCGTCCTAGCGGGAACGGTCTACGACGCCAGCCGGAAAGAAGCGCTGCCCGGCGCAGTGATCCTTCTTAACGGGAAACCGTTCACCACGGATGGCAATGGCCATTTCAACGCTTCGGTACCCGCTGGGGAGTACGAGATGGAAGTACGCTACGTGGGCTTTGTATCAAAGAAGCAACATGTTGCTATCCGCGAGCACGCTACCCAAACATTGAACGTGTATTTACAATCTTCTTCCACCGCGCTGCAGGAAGTACGGGTGGACGCCCGCAAGCGCGTCGGCAATGAAGTAAGCCTGCTCAATGAACGCCGCAACGCCGCTGTGGTGTCTGACGGTATTTCCGCACAGAACATGGAAAAGACCGCGAGCCTTAACACCACGCAGGCGTTGCAACGCGTGACCGGCGTTACGATCACGGACGATAAATACGTGGCCATTCGCGGTCTGGGCGACCGTTCGGTGATCGCGGAACTGAATGGCGCGCGCCTTTCATCCTCTAACCCGGACCGTAGTGCGGTACCACTGGACCTGGTGCCAGCGGCATTGCTGGACAATATCACGGTATATAAAACACTGAGCCCCGACCGCCCGGCAGATGCCTCCGCGGGCATCATTGAACTGAAAACAAAATCCATCCCCGAGAGCATGATCGTGGAGTTTACCGCGCAGGTAGGTTATAACTCCAACATCGGATTGGGGGGGTAA
- a CDS encoding TonB-dependent receptor domain-containing protein — protein sequence MFIQSRNNPALAAEAQRVSNIMQGFDPVLATSYQKADPNQVYTVSLGNTYHLRHDRALGVVLNANYYQRTEDIYNAERNQYSLYQGVVTGNTAIYSPLHIANFTTPDYPRLGKYLSYRENTGRKTLNYGGLAGLTYRFNARNEIQGQFVGTRGAESEASNLTGAWQNTGLAYPVYNVINQLRMTHRSFDTYNLQGEHQPFNTSWSPKISYNLSTSRSKQTDPDFRSSDLANLHTVRYADPDGVGIGTDTYAFVAGLVHGVGGDNGQVIVADPNGRQFRELVENNYNAKVDITESLRIGQQKQTFKFGGNYLKRDRTFSENILGLPGTTLGGGDLGILNAVGGDINKLVSPTYIGLQNPSGYDNEGQPRVGGFLYQIRKAPNNYKGSYETRAFYGMVDTKLTKDLRLIGGVRFESTDISAHVDTANVYVPASLSAITGLKNESASYSTSKPDTRYVEDYKPYYSFNMVYAGLQNMNLRLAYSTSLARPELRELTNIYEFDPFQFAVIGGNPDLKNQLTRSMDFRWEWFTNPGEVLAASVFAKTIEHPLQRVFMYQSQGNQSTAPEFPLIIYQNDVNKGHVYGVELEARRDLGKLFRPLHNFFLGANILFDVSTIDKNAARLDAARINDRRAPATSPVFEQAPYSFNAYIDYANARTGTTITTSFNMVGARLIQVQLDGTPDLYDRPAPILDLVFSQKLGRRFLVRGYAKNILNPDFRQVYTNPGNNGKYHGTTYIYRQFNRGTEYSLGLTYKLF from the coding sequence ATGTTTATCCAAAGCCGCAACAATCCTGCACTGGCAGCCGAAGCGCAGCGCGTAAGCAACATCATGCAGGGCTTTGATCCCGTGCTGGCCACCTCTTACCAGAAGGCGGATCCTAACCAGGTATACACCGTTTCGCTGGGAAACACGTATCACCTGCGGCATGACCGCGCACTGGGGGTGGTGCTCAATGCCAACTATTACCAGCGCACTGAAGATATTTATAACGCGGAACGCAACCAGTACAGTCTTTACCAAGGTGTGGTAACTGGCAACACCGCTATCTACTCACCGTTACACATCGCTAACTTTACAACGCCAGATTATCCACGCTTGGGCAAATACCTGAGCTACCGGGAGAATACCGGCCGTAAAACACTGAACTATGGCGGCCTGGCAGGACTTACATACCGCTTTAATGCACGTAACGAGATACAGGGCCAGTTTGTAGGCACCCGCGGCGCGGAATCGGAAGCCAGTAACCTTACCGGCGCCTGGCAGAACACCGGCCTGGCATATCCGGTGTACAACGTGATCAACCAGCTGCGCATGACACACCGCAGCTTTGATACTTACAACCTGCAGGGGGAACACCAGCCTTTTAACACCTCCTGGTCGCCCAAGATCAGCTACAATCTCAGCACATCCCGCAGTAAGCAAACCGATCCCGATTTCCGCTCCAGTGACCTGGCTAACCTGCATACGGTGCGCTATGCAGATCCGGATGGGGTAGGCATTGGCACAGACACTTATGCATTTGTGGCCGGCCTGGTACACGGCGTGGGAGGTGATAACGGGCAAGTGATCGTGGCAGACCCCAACGGCCGCCAGTTCCGCGAGCTGGTGGAGAATAACTACAACGCCAAAGTGGATATTACAGAAAGCCTGCGCATTGGCCAGCAAAAACAAACCTTTAAGTTTGGTGGTAATTATCTGAAGCGCGACCGCACTTTCTCGGAAAATATCCTGGGCCTGCCCGGCACCACGCTGGGAGGGGGCGATCTTGGTATCCTCAACGCGGTAGGAGGGGACATCAACAAGCTGGTATCGCCCACCTATATTGGTTTGCAGAATCCTTCCGGGTATGATAACGAGGGCCAGCCCCGCGTTGGTGGTTTCCTCTACCAGATCCGCAAGGCGCCCAATAACTACAAGGGCAGTTATGAAACCCGCGCGTTTTATGGCATGGTGGATACCAAGCTTACAAAAGACCTGCGCTTGATTGGCGGGGTGCGTTTTGAGAGTACGGACATCAGCGCGCATGTGGATACTGCCAATGTATACGTGCCGGCCAGCCTGAGTGCCATTACCGGCTTGAAAAATGAATCGGCCAGTTACAGCACCAGCAAGCCTGATACACGGTATGTTGAAGACTATAAGCCTTACTACTCCTTTAATATGGTATATGCCGGTTTGCAGAATATGAACCTGCGCCTGGCTTACAGCACCTCCCTGGCCCGCCCGGAGTTGCGGGAACTGACTAATATTTATGAGTTTGATCCCTTCCAGTTTGCCGTAATAGGTGGTAATCCTGATCTAAAGAACCAGCTTACCCGCAGCATGGACTTCCGCTGGGAATGGTTCACTAACCCCGGTGAAGTACTGGCAGCATCTGTGTTTGCCAAGACCATTGAACATCCTTTACAGCGTGTATTTATGTACCAATCGCAGGGTAACCAGTCTACTGCACCGGAGTTCCCCCTCATCATTTATCAGAATGATGTGAATAAGGGACACGTGTACGGCGTAGAGCTCGAAGCCCGCCGTGACCTGGGTAAACTGTTCCGGCCGTTGCATAACTTTTTCTTGGGCGCCAATATCCTTTTTGATGTAAGTACCATTGATAAAAATGCAGCGCGACTGGATGCAGCGCGTATCAATGACCGCCGCGCGCCGGCCACCAGCCCGGTTTTTGAGCAGGCGCCTTATTCCTTCAATGCTTACATCGATTACGCCAATGCCAGGACGGGTACCACCATCACCACCAGCTTTAACATGGTGGGGGCCCGTCTCATACAGGTGCAGCTGGATGGTACGCCCGACCTGTACGACCGGCCTGCGCCCATCCTGGACCTGGTGTTCAGCCAAAAACTGGGCAGGCGTTTCCTGGTAAGAGGGTATGCAAAGAATATCCTGAACCCGGACTTCCGCCAGGTGTATACCAACCCGGGCAACAATGGCAAATACCATGGCACCACTTACATCTACCGCCAGTTTAACCGCGGTACAGAATATTCCCTGGGCCTCACGTATAAATTATTCTAA
- a CDS encoding DUF4397 domain-containing protein gives MMNRCNIALLLVLVILSSCAKDKSDNKLPLTDVINKSNSSIRMFNFYNGQLDMTINNVPLTAYPSTSGNTSPQQGTQLGLSFFPSGAWESADNGSPFTVPNGLLDKTGSIRLQIRSRAPIQNTSGVPKYFVLDTVITNDVLSPRDYYVQGDGTIHMLRRDNVAPANAQQFKLRIINLGLGKDVNNIGGPVSLTFADGTAVAQELTNVAQGSSSAYATLDYGSFLFRLYDSKGGSIDITKQYAEAPEYPVYNPCMAVPPSQQGIANQLRTFKPGGVYSIVVAPALYRTLDCQKYATTSLFNVYHVITEQDPGVNYTYARMQAVNAVAGKQVTVKVDGQPLSGVTLDYVGNSTPDKAITPAYSIFVQGSHTVEVTDAAGGVLAKKSINLYPYDNYCIWAYTTPDNKVDILFEANDMTGSVYSQAYFDNAAIPDDGTNGAHNIRRYPYHLKTRFLNLSPDLPYATFLNDQQSFLPMVLNGDTLRPASAFINLRSGVQPSRNPAIMFLMGPWSEYNGTSGLLPPEQLNAPRLVRVYASQPAPLPQIPGQLLANIAPLNTAKGFVANPALYDGGATTNVESGVYTIALVGNVASARMVLIKHNN, from the coding sequence ATGATGAATCGCTGCAATATAGCACTGCTGCTGGTGCTGGTCATCTTAAGCAGTTGTGCCAAAGATAAATCAGATAATAAGCTGCCCCTCACGGATGTGATCAATAAGTCGAACTCCAGTATCCGCATGTTCAATTTTTACAACGGCCAACTGGATATGACCATCAATAACGTGCCACTCACCGCTTATCCTTCCACCAGTGGCAACACCAGCCCCCAGCAGGGGACGCAGTTAGGCCTGAGCTTTTTTCCAAGCGGGGCCTGGGAAAGCGCAGACAACGGGTCGCCATTTACGGTACCCAATGGCCTGCTGGATAAAACGGGCAGCATCCGCCTCCAGATCCGGAGCCGTGCGCCCATCCAGAATACTTCCGGGGTGCCTAAGTACTTTGTGCTGGATACCGTGATTACAAACGATGTGTTGTCGCCGCGGGATTATTATGTACAGGGCGACGGTACCATCCATATGCTGCGGCGCGATAATGTGGCGCCGGCAAATGCACAGCAGTTTAAGCTACGCATCATTAACCTGGGCCTGGGTAAAGATGTGAATAACATAGGTGGCCCCGTGAGCCTTACGTTTGCAGACGGCACGGCCGTAGCGCAGGAGCTTACCAATGTTGCCCAGGGCAGCAGCTCTGCCTATGCCACGCTGGATTACGGCTCTTTTCTCTTCCGCCTGTACGATAGCAAAGGAGGCAGTATTGACATTACAAAACAATATGCCGAAGCGCCGGAATATCCTGTTTATAATCCCTGCATGGCTGTGCCGCCTTCCCAGCAGGGCATTGCCAACCAGTTGCGCACTTTTAAGCCAGGCGGGGTGTACAGCATTGTAGTGGCGCCTGCGCTGTACAGGACGTTGGATTGCCAGAAATACGCCACTACCAGCCTCTTTAATGTGTACCACGTGATCACCGAGCAGGATCCGGGTGTCAACTATACTTATGCCCGTATGCAGGCGGTGAACGCAGTAGCGGGCAAGCAGGTTACCGTTAAAGTAGACGGACAGCCATTAAGCGGGGTTACGCTGGATTATGTTGGTAACAGTACGCCGGATAAGGCCATCACTCCGGCATACAGCATCTTTGTGCAGGGAAGCCATACCGTGGAGGTAACCGATGCTGCCGGCGGTGTATTAGCGAAGAAAAGCATCAACTTATATCCTTACGATAATTATTGTATCTGGGCCTATACTACACCGGATAACAAAGTGGATATACTGTTCGAGGCCAATGATATGACCGGTAGCGTTTATTCACAGGCTTACTTCGATAACGCGGCGATACCGGACGATGGTACCAATGGAGCGCATAACATCCGGCGGTACCCGTATCATCTCAAAACGCGCTTCCTTAATCTGAGCCCGGACCTGCCTTATGCTACTTTCCTGAATGACCAGCAGTCCTTTTTGCCGATGGTGCTCAACGGAGATACGCTACGCCCCGCGAGTGCCTTTATCAACCTTCGGTCCGGCGTGCAGCCCAGCCGCAACCCGGCTATCATGTTCCTCATGGGACCGTGGTCTGAGTATAATGGTACCAGTGGGTTGCTACCGCCGGAACAGTTGAACGCGCCCAGGCTGGTGCGGGTGTATGCCTCCCAGCCGGCCCCGTTGCCACAGATCCCCGGCCAGCTGCTGGCCAACATAGCACCGCTGAATACTGCTAAAGGGTTTGTGGCTAATCCCGCATTGTATGACGGGGGGGCGACCACAAATGTAGAAAGCGGCGTGTATACGATCGCGTTAGTAGGCAATGTAGCCAGTGCAAGGATGGTCTTAATCAAACACAATAACTAA
- a CDS encoding fasciclin domain-containing protein → MKKTLYILLGIALLQACIKKDDAVLPGQQTGSRSLAQILQNNTSFSMFYNAMEHAGLDSMITGNNKYTLLVPGNDVFQAAGYAPDSLQHMDAGILRTYLQNMILRGSISSDSVPQTINYIYHNLNGDSLYFSVPVPGPYQLQAPSINGNAVLHINGATAVRSNILASNGVIHSMDHIIKAPAPSMQAFLAGNPRYTWFVRAMKHFGLWDSLDVNGPMVLVAPTNDAYGKHGMDSLAVEALDTVQYKKWLVGNAIIHTGVFFTTDFKDAPMLSGFYGPAANPPIIITNDYMLVFLSGQVGITPFNYFDILNYPTDPWWGNPYQYGDQATFDDPDHICRNGIVQGTNELMALPEYLHK, encoded by the coding sequence ATGAAAAAGACGCTTTATATACTGCTGGGCATAGCGCTGTTGCAGGCCTGCATCAAAAAGGACGATGCGGTACTGCCCGGGCAGCAAACGGGATCGCGCTCCCTGGCGCAGATCCTGCAGAACAATACCAGCTTCTCCATGTTTTACAATGCGATGGAGCATGCAGGGCTTGACTCTATGATCACCGGCAACAATAAGTACACGTTACTGGTGCCTGGCAATGACGTTTTCCAGGCGGCGGGTTATGCACCGGACAGCCTGCAACACATGGACGCCGGTATACTGCGCACCTACTTGCAAAATATGATCCTGAGGGGCAGCATCAGTTCAGACAGCGTGCCACAGACCATCAATTATATCTATCATAACCTGAACGGTGACTCCCTGTATTTTTCCGTACCTGTTCCAGGGCCCTACCAGCTACAAGCTCCCAGCATAAATGGAAACGCAGTGCTGCATATCAATGGCGCCACGGCAGTGCGATCCAATATCCTGGCCAGTAATGGCGTGATCCATTCTATGGATCATATTATCAAGGCCCCGGCGCCGTCCATGCAGGCATTCCTGGCGGGAAACCCGCGCTATACCTGGTTTGTAAGGGCTATGAAACATTTTGGATTGTGGGATTCCCTGGATGTAAATGGGCCCATGGTGTTAGTGGCACCTACGAACGATGCTTATGGAAAACACGGCATGGATTCTCTGGCGGTGGAGGCGCTGGACACCGTACAGTATAAGAAATGGCTGGTAGGCAATGCTATCATCCACACCGGCGTTTTCTTTACCACCGATTTTAAGGATGCGCCTATGCTGAGCGGATTTTATGGGCCTGCGGCCAATCCGCCGATTATCATTACCAACGACTACATGCTGGTATTTTTATCTGGACAAGTGGGCATTACACCCTTCAATTATTTCGATATTCTGAACTATCCTACGGACCCTTGGTGGGGCAATCCCTACCAGTACGGTGACCAGGCAACCTTTGATGATCCGGATCACATTTGCCGCAACGGTATTGTACAAGGGACCAATGAACTGATGGCTTTACCGGAATATCTCCACAAATAA
- a CDS encoding fasciclin domain-containing protein produces MKRIHYIPVLLLLVAWTSCLRPSDSDIVSSHSQPFKDGSLVTALSNAPSLKLFNKAFTRLGLAHLVDSGRGYTIFAPTDSALMAAGYTEQVLNTLPEDSLNKLITYHIATAAMDETAMQGPAVSIKVATLRSDTSFNQATGYTVNNYFLYVLKAGDFFFNGFTVPAAGERISASNGYIFPVGKVLSTIRQDFLLDIIDQEPDLSMYREALAVNDSIRVDYFNNTFGDALSDSLLQNAYWLSHQMNPLSRGYFPTLFAPTNAAFKAAGFHDHEDLVQFAKSGAHYGYTDDFLTFNQTPLDTLVGRMMLYNYSLAYKNTAFPVMVLYGDLTTPAINNGVYNIFWAISSNYIFDGFNMHLKDGLQFSANDGVASMTWHNMTITIPHDDNARTATRNFVTPYGALYKVDKLFYPIH; encoded by the coding sequence ATGAAACGTATTCATTATATACCGGTGTTATTACTGCTGGTGGCCTGGACTTCCTGCCTGCGGCCTTCCGACTCAGACATAGTATCTTCCCACTCCCAGCCGTTTAAAGATGGAAGCCTGGTAACGGCCCTGTCTAACGCACCTTCGCTTAAGCTTTTCAATAAAGCATTCACCCGTTTGGGATTGGCCCATCTCGTGGACTCCGGCCGTGGGTACACCATTTTTGCACCTACGGATTCTGCTTTGATGGCCGCCGGTTACACGGAGCAGGTGCTCAATACCCTGCCCGAAGATTCTTTGAATAAGTTGATCACGTATCATATTGCCACGGCCGCTATGGACGAAACCGCGATGCAGGGGCCGGCTGTAAGTATAAAAGTGGCCACGCTGCGGAGCGATACCAGCTTTAACCAGGCTACCGGTTATACGGTTAACAACTATTTCCTGTATGTGCTAAAAGCAGGCGACTTCTTTTTCAATGGTTTTACAGTGCCGGCTGCCGGTGAGCGTATCAGTGCATCCAATGGTTACATCTTCCCGGTTGGCAAGGTGTTGAGTACCATCCGCCAGGATTTCCTGCTAGATATTATTGACCAGGAGCCAGATCTGAGCATGTACCGCGAAGCCCTTGCGGTAAATGACAGCATCCGGGTGGATTATTTTAATAACACCTTCGGGGATGCGCTGTCCGATTCGCTGTTGCAGAATGCTTATTGGCTTTCCCACCAGATGAATCCCCTGTCACGCGGGTATTTTCCCACCTTATTTGCGCCTACCAATGCGGCATTCAAAGCGGCCGGCTTTCACGATCACGAAGACCTGGTACAATTTGCAAAAAGCGGGGCGCATTATGGCTACACCGATGACTTCCTGACGTTTAACCAAACGCCGCTTGATACCCTGGTAGGCCGCATGATGTTGTATAATTATTCGCTGGCCTATAAGAATACCGCTTTCCCGGTAATGGTCCTGTATGGCGATCTGACCACGCCTGCGATTAACAATGGGGTATATAATATTTTCTGGGCAATATCCAGCAACTACATCTTCGACGGCTTTAACATGCACCTGAAAGACGGGCTGCAGTTCTCGGCAAATGATGGTGTGGCCAGCATGACCTGGCATAACATGACCATCACCATTCCCCACGATGATAACGCCAGGACGGCCACCCGGAACTTTGTAACGCCCTATGGTGCGTTGTACAAGGTTGATAAGCTTTTTTACCCGATTCACTAA
- a CDS encoding fasciclin domain-containing protein — MNRIFPLLLVCAAMASCKKDDNRPAPQDPGYEARIRFVLEDNYTFSFTSSALQFSAMQDTMTQQGPYTMFAPTNAAWLHFNVQGVSSYMWQFFTQQRLRDIMQYHIVPGSVSLRALPLGTDTAMQTLNGGPLHLEKYLENGDTMITVNGEQVSIIDNYASNGNVNGIDGIMNPEQYNTVLDMMRNEPALTMFVAALQRAGLEQVLAGNTVYTVLAPVNDAFKNSSVPGMDLTSINGILQADPAALATLLKGHFLQGRYFQRDLYRAAAATGSIVMQNGKNVAVGGTATGYNSITFNGAGIFYDNVIYNPTQVNADMPAKNGVLFKIQSILQ, encoded by the coding sequence ATGAACAGAATTTTTCCTTTACTGCTGGTATGTGCGGCCATGGCCAGTTGTAAGAAAGACGATAATAGACCTGCGCCGCAGGACCCCGGCTATGAAGCGCGTATTCGCTTTGTGCTGGAAGACAACTACACGTTTAGTTTTACAAGTTCGGCATTGCAGTTCAGCGCCATGCAGGATACCATGACACAGCAAGGACCTTATACCATGTTTGCGCCCACCAATGCCGCTTGGTTGCACTTTAATGTGCAAGGCGTGAGTTCTTATATGTGGCAATTTTTTACGCAGCAACGGTTACGGGATATTATGCAATACCACATTGTACCCGGTTCGGTGTCTTTACGCGCATTGCCGCTGGGTACAGATACAGCCATGCAAACCCTGAACGGCGGCCCATTGCACCTGGAAAAATACCTGGAAAACGGTGATACCATGATCACGGTAAACGGAGAGCAGGTAAGCATCATAGATAATTATGCCTCCAATGGGAACGTAAATGGCATAGATGGGATCATGAACCCTGAACAGTATAATACCGTGCTGGATATGATGCGCAATGAACCGGCGCTCACCATGTTCGTTGCCGCGCTGCAAAGGGCCGGCCTGGAGCAGGTGCTTGCCGGCAATACAGTGTACACGGTCCTGGCGCCAGTAAATGATGCGTTTAAGAACAGTTCAGTACCGGGGATGGACCTTACTTCCATTAACGGTATACTGCAGGCAGATCCCGCTGCATTGGCCACGTTGCTCAAAGGCCACTTCCTGCAGGGCCGTTATTTCCAGCGCGACCTATACCGCGCCGCCGCGGCTACCGGCAGCATCGTTATGCAGAATGGCAAAAACGTGGCCGTAGGTGGAACAGCCACGGGATACAACAGCATTACGTTCAACGGGGCCGGCATCTTCTACGATAATGTTATTTATAATCCCACGCAGGTCAATGCAGACATGCCGGCTAAGAACGGTGTATTGTTTAAGATCCAATCAATATTGCAATGA
- a CDS encoding fasciclin domain-containing protein — protein MRKIYILLAVFVGMLTACNKDDHALVVTAKPTLFEYVNTDPQLTLFRAACQRAGMLNDSTFATAGPYTLFAPLDSAMQAAGLTTEKIGSMAPATLAGIVQYHIVQGKLGSDNLVGFYSQYVHCQHPRYQPLVTKNYYGIFINGIAVVQGNIPAGDGIIHKINRVALPPTGTMTDFINNAPDLTMFAATLRILGVDGYLAMPDPVDQVRKASQFLADSTMTVLAPTDAAFRTYGYADTNALKQVDPEQIHHIFDYYFNLNTVFSAAMKGGMIWGIPWFNLQSARERHFRVLADGFTITADGNITPIHIIRADNVANNGVVHVVDQVIVP, from the coding sequence ATGAGAAAGATATACATTTTGCTTGCCGTTTTTGTGGGAATGCTGACCGCCTGTAACAAAGACGATCATGCGCTGGTGGTAACGGCCAAGCCAACTTTATTTGAATATGTAAACACAGATCCACAGCTTACCTTGTTCCGGGCCGCATGCCAGCGGGCGGGAATGCTGAACGATTCTACTTTTGCCACCGCAGGTCCTTATACCTTATTTGCCCCACTGGATTCCGCCATGCAGGCAGCCGGCCTTACCACGGAAAAGATCGGCAGCATGGCGCCTGCAACGCTGGCAGGCATCGTACAATATCACATTGTGCAGGGGAAATTAGGGAGTGATAACCTGGTAGGTTTCTATTCCCAGTATGTACACTGCCAGCATCCACGTTATCAGCCGTTGGTCACCAAGAATTACTATGGCATCTTTATAAATGGGATTGCAGTGGTACAAGGCAATATTCCGGCAGGCGATGGCATTATCCATAAGATTAATAGGGTAGCGCTTCCACCTACCGGAACCATGACTGATTTTATCAACAACGCGCCGGACCTGACCATGTTTGCTGCTACGCTGCGTATCCTGGGTGTGGATGGGTACCTGGCCATGCCAGACCCTGTAGACCAGGTAAGGAAGGCAAGCCAGTTCCTGGCTGATTCTACAATGACCGTATTAGCCCCTACGGACGCGGCTTTCAGAACATATGGATATGCTGATACCAACGCGTTGAAGCAAGTAGACCCGGAGCAAATACATCACATCTTTGATTATTATTTCAACCTTAATACCGTCTTTTCCGCTGCCATGAAAGGTGGTATGATCTGGGGGATTCCCTGGTTCAACCTTCAGTCAGCAAGGGAAAGACATTTCCGCGTGCTGGCAGACGGGTTCACCATCACCGCCGATGGCAATATTACGCCCATCCATATCATACGCGCGGATAATGTAGCTAACAATGGCGTAGTACACGTGGTAGACCAGGTCATCGTTCCTTAA